A single region of the Rhodococcus sp. W8901 genome encodes:
- a CDS encoding serine hydrolase produces MTGTTGLSDVFVDAAVRGCLHAIPVSDRRAGIEVGASPDQPVVMASVYKLPLLVTFCRLVDAGDLDPRRQVTLDPSTRTTGPTGVSQMSDPVRMSLRDMARSMMAVSDNAAADELLRRVGVDRVNETMGGLGLSSTRIVGGTADSLESLVADTGTRSPAEAFARIGDNDTVMFPSGYDPVLSSATTPRDMTTLLSAVWTGAVLSADQTAFVRALMSSQVFTARLRSGFPFADVVVAGKTGTLGAVRNEVGVIEFPDGDAFAVAVFTRAARADALLPRADAAIGLAARAAIADLRRLG; encoded by the coding sequence GTGACGGGTACGACTGGACTGTCGGACGTGTTCGTCGACGCCGCCGTGCGCGGATGTCTGCACGCGATCCCGGTGTCGGACCGACGCGCGGGTATCGAGGTCGGGGCATCGCCGGACCAGCCGGTGGTCATGGCCTCGGTGTACAAACTGCCGCTGCTCGTCACGTTCTGCCGCCTCGTCGACGCCGGTGATCTGGACCCGCGCCGGCAGGTGACCCTCGACCCGTCCACCCGCACCACCGGGCCGACCGGTGTCTCGCAGATGTCGGATCCGGTACGAATGTCGCTGCGCGACATGGCGCGCTCGATGATGGCGGTGTCCGACAACGCCGCCGCCGACGAACTGCTCCGGCGCGTGGGTGTGGACCGGGTGAACGAGACGATGGGCGGCCTGGGGCTCTCGTCGACGCGGATCGTCGGTGGCACCGCGGACAGCCTGGAGTCGCTGGTGGCGGACACGGGCACGCGCTCGCCCGCCGAGGCGTTCGCCCGGATCGGCGACAACGACACCGTCATGTTCCCGAGCGGCTACGACCCGGTGCTGTCGAGCGCGACCACCCCGCGGGACATGACGACGCTGCTGTCGGCGGTGTGGACCGGGGCCGTCCTGTCCGCGGATCAGACGGCATTCGTCCGTGCCCTGATGTCGAGCCAGGTCTTCACCGCGCGCTTGCGCTCGGGATTCCCGTTCGCAGACGTCGTCGTCGCCGGGAAGACCGGAACGCTCGGTGCGGTACGCAACGAGGTGGGAGTGATCGAGTTTCCCGACGGTGACGCGTTCGCGGTCGCGGTCTTCACCCGGGCGGCGCGCGCGGATGCACTGTTGCCCAGGGCGGATGCGGCGATCGGTCTCGCCGCGCGTGCGGCGATCGCGGACTTGCGCCGGCTGGGCTGA
- a CDS encoding CDGSH iron-sulfur domain-containing protein, which yields MADGAGAEVVVTVCPDGPLLIRGPVSLVDGAGVPIVNERATIALCRCGRTGRSPFCDSSHKRKKQQNP from the coding sequence GTGGCTGACGGCGCGGGAGCCGAGGTGGTCGTCACGGTGTGCCCCGACGGGCCGCTGCTGATCCGCGGCCCGGTGAGTCTCGTCGACGGCGCCGGTGTCCCGATCGTCAACGAACGCGCGACGATTGCGTTGTGCCGCTGCGGGAGGACGGGCCGGTCGCCCTTCTGTGACAGCTCGCACAAACGGAAGAAACAGCAGAATCCGTGA
- a CDS encoding iron-containing redox enzyme family protein → MPIPEPRGPVSAAVVAVLSGADDPATVNTAARGYRSESSNGMIDDDDAQLALALLYELHLHGVDGADDRLEWAPELIAARAELEAPFEAAVRELARPRVEDVDPSDVVAALWEMTAPTVGPGLAGFMATDATADQFRELLIHRSLNQLREADVHTIGIPRLVGRPKAALVEVQADEYGGGRLERMHSQLFATTMRELGLSDGYAHYLDDVPAVTLASLNALSLFGLHRRLRAALAGHLCAVETTSALPSKKYAAGLRRLGFGAAATLFFDEHVEADSVHEQIVVRDLAGGLVAQRPDCAGDVLFGAAACLAFDDLVGEHMANSWARGASSLRSRAG, encoded by the coding sequence ATGCCGATTCCCGAACCACGCGGTCCCGTGAGCGCCGCAGTCGTCGCGGTGCTGTCCGGCGCGGACGACCCGGCGACCGTGAACACCGCGGCCCGTGGATACAGGTCGGAGTCGTCGAACGGCATGATCGACGACGACGACGCGCAGCTGGCCTTGGCGCTGTTGTACGAGCTGCATCTACACGGCGTCGACGGAGCGGACGACCGGCTCGAGTGGGCCCCGGAGCTGATCGCCGCGCGTGCCGAGCTGGAGGCACCGTTCGAGGCGGCGGTCCGCGAGCTCGCGCGCCCGCGGGTGGAGGACGTCGACCCGTCCGATGTCGTGGCAGCGCTCTGGGAGATGACCGCGCCCACGGTGGGTCCCGGGTTGGCGGGCTTCATGGCCACGGACGCGACCGCGGACCAGTTCCGGGAGCTGCTGATCCACCGATCGCTCAACCAGCTGCGCGAGGCCGACGTCCACACGATCGGCATCCCGAGACTCGTCGGGCGGCCGAAGGCGGCGCTCGTCGAGGTGCAGGCCGACGAGTACGGCGGCGGGCGTCTCGAGCGGATGCACTCGCAGCTGTTCGCGACGACGATGCGCGAGCTGGGGCTGTCCGACGGGTACGCCCACTATCTCGACGACGTCCCGGCGGTCACGCTCGCATCGCTCAACGCGCTGTCCCTCTTCGGGCTGCACCGCCGTCTGCGGGCCGCGCTCGCCGGACACCTGTGCGCGGTGGAGACCACCTCCGCGCTGCCGAGCAAGAAGTACGCCGCCGGGCTGCGTCGGCTCGGCTTCGGCGCCGCGGCCACCCTGTTCTTCGACGAACACGTCGAGGCCGACTCCGTGCACGAGCAGATCGTCGTCCGCGACCTCGCGGGCGGTCTGGTCGCGCAGCGCCCGGACTGTGCCGGCGACGTCCTGTTCGGCGCGGCCGCGTGCCTCGCGTTCGACGACCTGGTGGGCGAGCACATGGCGAACTCGTGGGCCCGCGGCGCGAGTTCGCTGCGATCCCGCGCGGGCTGA
- a CDS encoding HemK2/MTQ2 family protein methyltransferase, translating into MLLRLPGVYRPQTDSFLLAQALSSEPVGARTRILDLCAGTGMLSARAAAAGSEDITAVDIGRRAVVNTRINAWLNRAHVRVVRGDLTVPVDGERFDLVLSNPPYVPSATDRLPTRGAARAWDAGSNGRSLLDRICTEVPDVLTDGGVMLLLQSALSGLEKTQVMLEERGLEVDIVRSVDIPFGPITAAREGMLRRRGLVEAGQDRERLVVFRAGWREAVRRG; encoded by the coding sequence GTGCTTCTCCGATTACCCGGTGTTTATCGTCCGCAAACCGACAGTTTCCTTCTGGCGCAGGCCCTGAGCTCCGAGCCCGTGGGTGCCCGCACTCGGATCCTGGACCTGTGCGCGGGCACCGGGATGCTCAGCGCGCGTGCCGCGGCGGCGGGCTCGGAGGACATCACGGCAGTCGACATCGGCCGTAGAGCGGTGGTGAACACGCGAATCAACGCGTGGCTCAACCGCGCTCACGTACGGGTGGTGCGGGGTGATCTCACGGTGCCGGTGGACGGCGAGCGGTTCGACCTCGTGCTGTCCAATCCGCCCTACGTGCCTTCGGCGACCGACCGGTTGCCGACGCGCGGCGCGGCCCGCGCGTGGGATGCGGGATCGAACGGTCGATCGCTGCTCGATCGCATCTGCACCGAGGTGCCCGACGTCCTGACCGACGGGGGAGTGATGTTGCTGCTGCAGTCCGCACTGAGCGGTCTCGAGAAGACGCAGGTGATGCTCGAGGAGCGGGGGTTGGAAGTCGACATCGTTCGCAGCGTGGACATACCGTTCGGTCCGATAACCGCTGCGCGCGAGGGCATGCTTCGGCGTCGCGGGTTGGTCGAGGCGGGGCAGGACCGCGAAAGGCTGGTCGTGTTCCGTGCCGGGTGGAGGGAGGCGGTCCGTCGTGGCTGA
- a CDS encoding dynamin family protein: MDNATSDTAESAKSPTRNRAVPAHEAALTALLDRTTGIAAAAGRTDLVDRLDLVRTRVVDPRFRVVVVGQLKQGKSQFVNSLLNLAVCSVGDDETTAVPTVVQNSERAFAELVVAEPGGEPRRVEVPLAELDSVGPSTPRAEGREVLRLEVNVPSPLLADGLVFVDTPGVGGHGNPHAAATLGLLPAADAVLVLSDASQEFTEPELAFLRQVTGLCPAVACLITKTDLYPHWRRIVDADRAHLQRAGIDVPLVPISSVLRSHALRLDDRSLHGESGFDALYAFLRGRVIEHAEGGLRRAVSHDVHSVVEHLMLALGSELAALRDPAKGAAAVAELQRAKTATEELHKKTSRWQQTLADGIADLASDIDHDLRDRLRQVTREAERAVDEGDPGKEWGELGEWLEEQIAQSVGDNFVWAHDRALWLAEVVAEHFADAGAVEMPQLDVADLDGVLEPVVALSDLESGRIGITQKVLVGMRGSYGGVLMFGLITTLMGMTLLNPISVGAGVLLGTKAYRDDRDARVVKRRADAKVAIRRFTDDVSFQVGKESKDRLRLIQRLLRDHFTAIAEQTLRSLGDSLRAAQDADTVESTERAGRAAEVERQMQVLAELKDRAAQLLPVEAGVDEEVPA, encoded by the coding sequence ATGGACAACGCGACCTCGGACACGGCGGAATCGGCGAAGTCGCCGACGCGGAACCGCGCGGTGCCGGCGCACGAGGCCGCGCTGACGGCACTGCTGGACCGCACCACCGGGATCGCGGCGGCCGCGGGCCGGACGGATCTGGTGGATCGTCTGGACCTGGTACGCACGCGGGTGGTCGACCCCCGGTTCCGCGTCGTGGTGGTGGGACAGCTCAAACAGGGCAAGAGCCAGTTCGTCAACTCGCTGCTCAACCTCGCGGTGTGCTCGGTGGGGGACGACGAGACCACCGCGGTACCGACGGTCGTGCAGAACTCCGAGCGGGCCTTCGCCGAGCTTGTCGTGGCCGAGCCCGGTGGCGAGCCGCGGCGGGTCGAGGTTCCACTCGCGGAACTGGATTCGGTCGGTCCGTCGACTCCGCGCGCGGAGGGACGTGAGGTGCTGCGTCTCGAGGTCAACGTGCCGAGCCCGCTGCTGGCGGACGGTCTGGTGTTCGTCGACACCCCCGGCGTCGGTGGGCACGGAAATCCGCACGCGGCAGCCACTCTGGGACTGTTGCCGGCCGCCGACGCGGTTCTCGTACTCTCCGACGCGAGCCAGGAGTTCACCGAGCCGGAGCTCGCGTTCCTGCGCCAGGTGACCGGGCTGTGTCCCGCGGTCGCGTGCCTGATCACCAAGACTGATCTGTATCCGCACTGGCGGCGGATCGTCGACGCCGACCGAGCGCACCTGCAGCGCGCGGGCATCGACGTCCCGCTGGTGCCGATCTCGTCGGTGCTGCGTTCGCACGCCCTGCGCCTCGACGACCGATCCCTGCACGGCGAGTCCGGCTTCGACGCCCTGTACGCGTTCCTGCGGGGGCGGGTGATCGAGCACGCCGAGGGCGGGTTGCGTCGCGCGGTGTCTCACGACGTCCACTCCGTGGTCGAGCACCTCATGCTCGCACTCGGCAGCGAGCTTGCCGCGCTGCGTGATCCGGCGAAGGGCGCGGCCGCGGTGGCCGAACTGCAGCGAGCCAAGACGGCCACCGAGGAGCTGCACAAGAAGACGTCGCGATGGCAGCAGACCCTCGCCGACGGGATCGCGGATCTGGCGTCGGATATCGACCACGACCTGCGGGACCGGCTGCGGCAGGTGACCCGTGAGGCCGAACGTGCGGTCGACGAGGGCGATCCCGGCAAGGAGTGGGGCGAGCTGGGCGAGTGGCTCGAGGAGCAGATCGCGCAGTCGGTGGGCGACAACTTCGTGTGGGCGCACGACCGTGCCCTGTGGCTCGCGGAGGTGGTGGCCGAGCACTTCGCGGACGCGGGTGCGGTGGAGATGCCGCAGCTCGACGTCGCCGATCTCGACGGTGTGCTCGAACCGGTGGTCGCGCTGTCGGACCTCGAGTCGGGCCGGATCGGCATCACCCAGAAGGTGCTGGTCGGAATGCGCGGATCGTACGGTGGCGTACTGATGTTCGGCCTCATCACGACGCTGATGGGGATGACGCTGCTCAACCCCATCTCGGTGGGTGCCGGAGTTCTGCTCGGCACCAAGGCATATCGCGACGACCGTGACGCCCGGGTCGTCAAGCGCCGCGCCGACGCGAAGGTGGCGATCCGACGGTTCACCGACGACGTCAGCTTCCAGGTGGGTAAGGAGTCGAAGGATCGGCTCCGGCTGATCCAGCGGTTGCTGCGTGACCACTTCACGGCGATCGCGGAGCAGACGCTGCGGTCGCTCGGTGATTCGTTGCGCGCGGCACAGGACGCGGACACCGTCGAGTCGACCGAGCGGGCCGGCCGCGCCGCCGAGGTGGAGCGGCAGATGCAGGTGCTCGCCGAGCTGAAGGATCGTGCGGCACAGTTGCTTCCCGTCGAGGCCGGGGTGGACGAGGAGGTGCCGGCGTGA
- a CDS encoding penicillin-binding transpeptidase domain-containing protein, translated as MMADGTKRELWKRGALTLAAAVALTSCGVLGGPDSGEKVARKFVDALGSGDVAAAASLTDDPDGASDVLRRTLDGVGDGAEAEFTVERADDSRFTYRSDWDFGGGRSWSYTTAVPLTYTDGTRRVSWSSAVVNERLQPGQALQYTPVADTRAVLDANGMALLEPQTVTVVDIESNTLATDSAVRAQLSRLLSRAVPGFEVAPPNPGAAAKPGERVNLVSLRQQDAAPIRAELAKIPGIHLSDQMRLLTVDRALTSPVVAELRATWESRQQDSAGWRVQAVERDGGVAGTLTGGDPPDGTALRTTLDPRIQHLAQQAVNTEPRAAALVALDATNGQVLAVAQNGAADKSGPIALTGLYPPGSTFKTVTTMAALQSGAVNADSTVDCPGTANIEGRVIPNENEFDLGRVPLHSAFAHSCNTTMGRLAVGLPADALQVQAREFGLGVDYLTPGLTTVTGSVPSAQTPAQRVEAAIGQGEDLASPFGMAMVAAAIAGGRAPLPQLIGGEPATADHTPGPLDPDHVRDLKSMMTETVRSGTATSLSDISGLMGKTGTAEFGDGTHAHGWFVGIRGNVAFAVLVVSGESSGPALDIAGSFLRPISDEE; from the coding sequence ATGATGGCCGACGGGACCAAGCGGGAGTTGTGGAAGCGCGGCGCACTGACACTCGCGGCGGCGGTGGCGCTGACGTCGTGCGGCGTGCTGGGTGGTCCCGACTCCGGCGAGAAGGTGGCGCGCAAGTTCGTCGACGCCCTCGGCAGCGGGGACGTGGCGGCCGCCGCATCGCTCACCGACGACCCCGACGGCGCGAGCGACGTGCTGCGCCGCACCCTCGACGGTGTGGGCGACGGCGCCGAGGCCGAGTTCACCGTCGAACGCGCCGACGACTCACGGTTCACCTACCGGTCGGACTGGGATTTCGGCGGCGGACGGTCCTGGAGTTACACCACGGCGGTGCCGTTGACGTACACCGACGGCACCCGCCGGGTGTCGTGGTCCTCCGCGGTGGTCAACGAACGACTCCAGCCCGGCCAGGCCCTGCAGTACACACCGGTCGCCGACACACGGGCCGTCCTCGACGCCAACGGGATGGCACTGCTGGAGCCGCAGACGGTCACGGTCGTCGACATCGAATCGAACACGCTGGCAACCGATTCTGCGGTGCGGGCGCAACTGTCGCGTCTGCTGTCGCGCGCGGTACCGGGGTTCGAAGTCGCCCCGCCGAATCCCGGCGCGGCGGCGAAGCCGGGCGAGCGGGTGAACCTGGTGAGCCTGCGGCAGCAGGACGCCGCGCCGATCCGCGCCGAACTCGCGAAGATCCCCGGCATCCATCTCTCCGATCAGATGCGGCTACTCACCGTCGACCGGGCGCTGACGTCGCCGGTGGTCGCCGAGCTGCGGGCGACCTGGGAATCGCGACAACAGGATTCGGCGGGCTGGCGGGTGCAGGCCGTCGAGCGCGACGGCGGCGTCGCCGGCACCCTCACCGGCGGCGACCCGCCGGACGGCACGGCGCTGCGCACGACGCTGGATCCCCGCATCCAGCATCTCGCCCAGCAGGCCGTGAACACCGAACCCCGCGCGGCCGCGCTGGTCGCGCTCGATGCCACGAACGGCCAGGTGCTGGCGGTCGCGCAGAACGGGGCCGCCGACAAGTCCGGCCCCATCGCCCTGACCGGCCTGTATCCGCCGGGCTCGACATTCAAGACCGTCACGACGATGGCTGCGTTGCAGAGCGGCGCGGTCAACGCCGACAGCACCGTCGACTGCCCGGGCACCGCGAATATCGAGGGCCGCGTCATCCCCAACGAGAACGAGTTCGACCTGGGCCGCGTCCCGCTGCACTCGGCGTTCGCCCACTCGTGCAACACGACGATGGGCAGACTGGCCGTCGGACTGCCCGCCGACGCGCTTCAGGTGCAGGCACGCGAGTTCGGGCTGGGCGTCGACTACCTGACACCGGGACTGACGACCGTCACCGGTTCGGTGCCGTCGGCGCAGACGCCCGCGCAGCGCGTCGAGGCCGCGATCGGCCAGGGCGAGGACCTGGCGAGTCCCTTCGGGATGGCGATGGTCGCGGCGGCGATCGCCGGGGGCCGGGCCCCTCTACCCCAGTTGATCGGCGGGGAGCCCGCGACCGCCGACCACACACCGGGGCCGCTCGACCCCGACCATGTGCGGGACCTGAAATCAATGATGACCGAGACGGTGCGCAGCGGCACCGCCACGAGCCTCTCCGACATCTCCGGGCTCATGGGCAAGACCGGGACCGCCGAATTCGGCGACGGCACGCACGCCCACGGATGGTTCGTCGGGATCCGCGGCAACGTCGCGTTCGCGGTGCTGGTGGTCTCGGGCGAGAGTTCCGGCCCCGCGCTCGACATCGCCGGCAGCTTCCTGCGACCGATCAGCGACGAGGAGTAG
- a CDS encoding dynamin family protein, protein MSFERARALIVSAREIYADNPVARAQLNECASRLEQPLRVALAGSVKAGKSTLLNAFVGQDIAPTDATECTRVVTWYRGGTTPTVTARYDGAESANVAVQRHAGRLTFDLGDLTADRVDRLDVEWPASALAQTTIIDTPGTSSLSKDVSARTLEMLTPENAVSGADAVVYLLRSLSASDVQFLGRIGAHVGGESGPLGVVGVVSRADEVGAGRADAMLSAKEMAARFTAELELTGLCQAVVPVAGLLALGARTLRQSEFAAFEALARVPGEDLQLAMLSADRFVRDDAPLPVDAAMRRQLADRFGLFGIRLAVMLIRLGVQDSPSLAAELVARSGLDELRQVIDVQFGQRADQLKTHSALVALERVLEAHPTPQTPRMIDEAGRLLADVHGFQELRMLGRLRSAETGLSGDDLTELQRLIGGFGIDPATRLGLAADASIEEARVVALAAVHKWRERAAHPLVDQFTARACRVAARSAEGVLTELGGTGGVGGFAGAMRLDIDAGAVRVAPVASTPRR, encoded by the coding sequence ATGTCGTTCGAGCGGGCGCGCGCCCTCATCGTGTCGGCACGCGAGATCTACGCAGACAACCCCGTCGCGCGGGCGCAACTGAACGAGTGCGCGTCCCGGCTCGAGCAGCCGTTGCGCGTCGCGCTCGCCGGTTCCGTCAAGGCGGGCAAGTCCACGCTGCTCAATGCGTTTGTCGGACAGGACATCGCCCCGACCGACGCGACGGAGTGCACCCGCGTCGTCACCTGGTATCGCGGCGGCACGACGCCGACGGTCACCGCCCGCTACGACGGCGCCGAATCCGCCAATGTGGCCGTGCAGCGGCACGCGGGACGCCTGACGTTCGACCTCGGCGACCTCACGGCGGACCGTGTCGACCGCCTCGACGTGGAATGGCCGGCCAGCGCGCTCGCCCAGACGACGATCATCGACACCCCAGGTACGTCGTCGCTGTCGAAGGACGTCTCAGCCCGCACCCTCGAGATGCTGACCCCCGAGAACGCGGTGTCCGGCGCCGACGCGGTGGTGTACCTGCTGCGCAGCCTCAGTGCGTCGGATGTCCAGTTCCTGGGCCGGATCGGTGCCCACGTGGGCGGCGAGTCCGGGCCGCTCGGCGTCGTCGGGGTGGTCTCGCGCGCCGACGAGGTGGGGGCGGGCCGGGCCGACGCGATGCTGTCCGCGAAGGAGATGGCGGCCCGGTTCACGGCGGAACTCGAGCTCACCGGACTGTGTCAGGCGGTCGTTCCGGTGGCGGGCCTCTTGGCGCTGGGCGCGCGGACGTTGCGGCAGAGCGAGTTCGCGGCATTCGAGGCGCTCGCGCGGGTGCCGGGGGAGGATCTGCAGCTGGCGATGCTGTCCGCCGACCGGTTCGTCCGCGACGACGCCCCGCTGCCCGTGGACGCGGCGATGCGCCGTCAGCTCGCGGACCGGTTCGGCCTGTTCGGGATTCGGCTCGCGGTGATGCTGATCCGGCTCGGGGTGCAGGATTCGCCCAGCCTCGCCGCCGAGTTGGTGGCCCGCAGCGGGCTCGACGAACTGCGACAGGTGATCGACGTGCAGTTCGGCCAGCGAGCCGATCAACTCAAGACGCACTCCGCGCTCGTCGCGCTCGAACGGGTCCTCGAAGCGCACCCCACCCCGCAGACCCCGCGCATGATCGACGAGGCCGGACGGCTGCTCGCGGACGTCCACGGCTTCCAGGAGTTGCGCATGCTCGGCCGGCTCCGCAGCGCCGAAACCGGCCTGTCGGGCGACGATCTGACCGAACTGCAGCGGCTCATCGGTGGTTTCGGCATCGATCCCGCAACGCGGCTCGGGCTGGCGGCCGACGCCTCGATCGAGGAGGCGCGGGTCGTGGCGCTCGCAGCGGTGCACAAGTGGCGTGAGCGGGCGGCGCATCCCCTGGTCGACCAGTTCACCGCCCGGGCCTGTCGCGTCGCCGCCCGCAGTGCGGAGGGAGTGCTGACCGAACTGGGCGGGACCGGCGGGGTCGGTGGATTCGCCGGGGCGATGCGGCTCGACATCGACGCGGGGGCGGTGCGCGTGGCGCCGGTCGCGTCTACTCCTCGTCGCTGA
- a CDS encoding LysR family transcriptional regulator encodes MNLLLHLEFFIAVAEEQHFGRAAARLGMTQPPLSQGVKKLERELGVTLFHRGSKGVVLTASGQALLPDAIDLIGQAQRFTDTARRRQAHERTLRVGVMPKVPTALVADLAATVRSFAGSGRVEVSIAPSADLVDQLGSGAIDLGVIEHPALVDPLTGTDVVPLPLTLLVPASHPAAAQDPCGLSRLTGLRFASPPRSDGPAAYDLLGDAFARVGTDLDVINAPDDRWALALVAAGQAFALTADQTLSAPGVGRVRPGDESIRLRLRCLRSASADVPDRVLDAMAARIAGYAAAGQVTS; translated from the coding sequence GTGAACCTTCTGTTACACCTCGAATTCTTCATCGCCGTGGCCGAGGAGCAGCACTTCGGCCGCGCTGCCGCCCGCCTCGGGATGACCCAGCCGCCGCTGAGCCAGGGCGTGAAGAAGCTCGAGCGTGAACTCGGCGTCACGCTGTTCCACCGCGGATCGAAGGGCGTCGTGCTCACCGCGAGCGGGCAGGCGCTGCTGCCGGACGCGATCGACCTGATCGGACAGGCCCAGCGCTTCACCGACACCGCGCGCCGGCGGCAGGCGCACGAGCGCACCCTCCGCGTCGGCGTCATGCCGAAGGTGCCGACCGCGCTGGTCGCGGACCTCGCGGCGACGGTCCGGTCGTTCGCCGGGTCGGGCCGCGTCGAGGTGAGCATCGCCCCGAGTGCCGATCTCGTCGACCAATTGGGTTCCGGCGCAATCGATCTCGGTGTCATCGAGCATCCCGCCCTGGTGGACCCGCTCACCGGCACCGACGTGGTGCCACTGCCGCTGACCCTGTTGGTGCCGGCCTCGCACCCGGCGGCGGCGCAGGACCCGTGCGGGCTGTCCCGCCTGACCGGCCTGCGGTTCGCGTCGCCGCCACGCTCCGACGGCCCGGCGGCGTACGACCTGCTGGGCGACGCATTCGCCCGGGTCGGGACCGACCTGGACGTCATCAACGCACCTGACGACCGGTGGGCCCTCGCGCTCGTGGCGGCCGGCCAGGCCTTCGCCCTCACCGCGGACCAGACGCTGTCGGCTCCCGGGGTGGGCCGGGTCCGGCCGGGCGACGAGTCGATCCGCCTGCGCCTGCGGTGCCTGCGGTCGGCGTCGGCCGACGTGCCGGACCGGGTGCTCGACGCGATGGCCGCGCGGATCGCCGGCTACGCGGCGGCCGGGCAGGTGACGTCGTGA